The following proteins are co-located in the Fusobacteria bacterium ZRK30 genome:
- a CDS encoding alpha amylase N-terminal ig-like domain-containing protein produces MKKWLVVMGMTLFMGCSNSEVLKIKEDTPIPVVTKKGDSYIFLDDLEHRSTTKYMIYDGDKKQLKILIRVRKNDIEKINLVLDGEKKEMESLGFRGEYEIFSVDIEEMNKKNINYYFEVIDGKFKYFYGKQSSYYSDDVSVFSYAIEDRQREIPAWAQGMVWYSIYVDSFRDGDKKNSPIYSEFGPGYYFRPSGRLNDGTLRSELISPEKWQTKGTLQGFEVTDWGDDWNTPPYSEIEAKNRYFSYAEKNTRRYGGDLQGIVEKLGYLSELGVEGIKLSPVYYSNSSHKLDTIDYGHISPDYGVTDKSSYRELESGLGSDIWTNSDKLFQNLVDEIHKKNMRVVLDINFSYVSSEFFAYKDLLKNRENSKYKNWFILGEDQLSKNPMNGNKKILLNLEDESLQDYLVAATTKWVKGYKNKGIDGYYVKNDLNNKVFLTRWKKALLEVDNEFILAGESTGENENNLGKNGFDIIGSYELGAWMQGLFENNNSNSIETVKGGMKIYSIKTTKWNFIESYDTDRFYSSLINPNREFDRLNTYGRDDYINVRPDLVDKDAVKKLKLAALIQLTIDGSPVIYYGNEKAMWGGDAPDSRKPMIWGDINFENETDSLKKYSRNRDKIAKIFKTDLIKDEISYGVVTDKTLEGWYKQLSEFRKFDEELMKIGDLEILDLDKDKYLKDGSMEKIPETNVLSYKREYKGRSAIIVINRSNLKKTVELPVQGKKGYTDYYSGKRYNILGDKIRVELEGYGYLVLYRRVDFD; encoded by the coding sequence ATGAAAAAGTGGTTGGTTGTCATGGGGATGACTTTATTTATGGGGTGCTCAAACAGTGAAGTGTTAAAGATAAAGGAGGATACTCCAATTCCTGTAGTTACAAAAAAAGGAGATAGTTATATATTTTTAGATGATTTAGAGCACAGATCCACAACTAAGTATATGATCTATGATGGGGATAAAAAACAGCTGAAAATATTAATCAGAGTAAGAAAAAATGATATAGAAAAGATAAATTTAGTGTTGGATGGAGAGAAAAAAGAGATGGAATCCCTTGGATTTCGTGGAGAGTATGAAATTTTTTCAGTGGATATAGAGGAAATGAACAAGAAAAATATAAATTATTATTTTGAAGTAATAGATGGTAAATTTAAATATTTTTATGGAAAACAATCATCATATTATTCAGATGATGTGAGTGTATTTTCATATGCTATAGAAGATAGACAGAGGGAGATTCCTGCCTGGGCTCAAGGAATGGTCTGGTACTCTATCTATGTGGACAGTTTTCGAGATGGAGATAAAAAAAACAGCCCTATCTATTCAGAATTTGGGCCCGGGTATTATTTTAGACCCAGTGGAAGGTTAAATGACGGAACTTTAAGATCAGAATTGATCTCTCCGGAAAAATGGCAAACAAAGGGGACTCTACAGGGGTTTGAAGTAACAGATTGGGGAGATGACTGGAATACACCTCCATATTCTGAGATTGAAGCTAAAAACAGATATTTTTCCTATGCAGAAAAAAATACCAGAAGATATGGCGGTGACCTTCAGGGAATAGTGGAAAAATTGGGTTATCTCTCTGAATTAGGTGTTGAGGGGATAAAATTATCTCCTGTATATTATTCAAATTCAAGCCATAAATTAGATACCATAGATTATGGGCATATCTCTCCGGATTATGGAGTAACAGATAAAAGTTCATACAGAGAATTGGAAAGTGGTTTAGGAAGTGATATCTGGACTAACTCAGATAAATTATTTCAAAATTTAGTGGATGAGATCCATAAAAAAAATATGAGAGTGGTCTTGGACATTAATTTTTCCTATGTGTCATCGGAATTTTTTGCATATAAGGATCTGTTGAAAAATAGAGAAAATTCAAAATACAAAAACTGGTTTATCCTCGGGGAAGACCAGTTATCGAAGAATCCAATGAATGGAAATAAAAAAATACTTTTAAACTTAGAGGACGAATCACTGCAGGATTATTTGGTTGCAGCGACGACAAAATGGGTAAAAGGTTACAAAAATAAGGGGATAGACGGATATTATGTGAAAAATGACCTGAATAATAAGGTATTTTTAACCAGGTGGAAAAAAGCACTTTTAGAGGTTGACAATGAATTTATCCTGGCGGGAGAATCTACTGGAGAAAATGAAAATAATTTGGGGAAAAATGGTTTTGATATCATAGGTTCCTATGAACTGGGAGCCTGGATGCAGGGTTTATTTGAAAACAATAACAGCAACAGTATAGAGACTGTAAAGGGCGGTATGAAAATTTATAGTATTAAAACTACCAAGTGGAATTTTATAGAATCCTATGATACTGACAGATTTTATTCTAGTCTGATAAATCCAAACAGAGAATTTGACAGGTTAAATACTTATGGCAGAGATGATTATATAAATGTCAGGCCTGATTTAGTCGATAAAGATGCTGTAAAAAAATTAAAATTAGCTGCTTTAATTCAGTTAACTATAGATGGAAGTCCGGTTATATACTATGGGAACGAGAAAGCAATGTGGGGTGGAGATGCTCCTGATAGCAGAAAACCAATGATCTGGGGCGATATAAACTTTGAAAATGAAACTGATAGTCTGAAAAAATACAGCAGGAACAGGGATAAAATAGCTAAAATATTTAAAACTGATCTTATAAAAGATGAGATATCTTATGGTGTGGTTACTGATAAAACTTTGGAAGGTTGGTATAAACAACTTTCTGAATTCAGAAAGTTTGATGAGGAGTTAATGAAAATTGGTGACTTGGAAATACTGGATCTGGACAAAGATAAATATCTGAAAGATGGGAGTATGGAAAAAATACCAGAAACGAATGTGCTTTCATATAAGAGGGAGTATAAGGGCAGAAGTGCAATTATAGTAATAAACAGATCTAATCTAAAGAAAACAGTGGAACTGCCGGTACAGGGAAAAAAAGGTTATACAGATTATTACTCTGGAAAAAGATATAATATCCTGGGGGATAAAATCAGGGTGGAATTAGAAGGGTATGGTTACCTGGTTTTATACAGAAGGGTGGATTTTGATTAA
- a CDS encoding phosphoribosyltransferase family protein encodes MKKIIEEYKFKNKLYIGELLFELIGNELDKLMKMEKIDGIIPIPVSHRRLMERGFNQVEELLKFGRYSYIKSSRIKETKHMYELLNSEARRKNIRSAFKIEGLKGLKKVLIIDDIITTGSTMKEFITEIKNNNDTIQIVVFTLALSKTAKKINLKMR; translated from the coding sequence TTGAAGAAAATAATAGAGGAATATAAGTTTAAAAATAAACTTTATATAGGCGAACTGCTCTTTGAGTTGATAGGCAACGAGCTGGATAAGTTGATGAAAATGGAAAAAATAGACGGGATAATTCCGATACCTGTAAGCCATAGAAGGCTTATGGAAAGAGGATTTAATCAGGTGGAGGAACTTTTGAAATTTGGTAGATATTCCTATATAAAAAGCAGCAGGATCAAAGAAACTAAGCATATGTACGAACTCTTGAATTCAGAGGCCAGAAGAAAAAATATAAGATCAGCCTTTAAAATAGAGGGATTAAAAGGGTTAAAAAAAGTTTTAATAATAGATGATATAATAACGACAGGTTCAACCATGAAGGAATTTATAACTGAGATTAAAAATAATAACGATACTATACAGATAGTGGTATTTACCTTGGCTTTATCTAAAACTGCTAAAAAAATAAATTTAAAAATGAGGTAA
- a CDS encoding zinc ribbon domain-containing protein yields the protein MNFRCLKCEGEDYIVKTTFMAEKTPGLRLELGTYYLKICSNCGYTEMYSAKILDKDEEPKPQH from the coding sequence ATGAATTTTAGATGTTTAAAGTGTGAAGGGGAAGATTATATAGTAAAAACTACATTTATGGCAGAAAAAACACCGGGATTGAGATTGGAATTAGGGACATATTATCTGAAAATATGTTCAAATTGCGGGTATACAGAGATGTATTCTGCTAAGATATTAGATAAAGATGAAGAGCCTAAACCACAGCATTAG
- a CDS encoding YraN family protein, protein MDKRSVGTKYEGIAMSYLAEKGYFELGRNYYSRYGELDLICRDREKSEIVFVEVKYRKNAEYGDGLESVTRSKQRKLVKTAAVYLKEKKIKDIPYRFDIISILGDEIEHIENAIWGDCL, encoded by the coding sequence ATGGATAAGAGGTCAGTCGGTACAAAATATGAGGGGATAGCTATGAGTTATCTGGCTGAAAAAGGGTATTTTGAATTGGGAAGAAATTATTACTCCAGATATGGGGAGTTAGATCTCATATGCAGGGATAGGGAAAAAAGTGAGATAGTTTTTGTAGAGGTAAAGTACAGAAAAAATGCAGAGTATGGAGATGGACTGGAGTCTGTTACCAGATCCAAACAGAGAAAACTGGTGAAGACAGCTGCAGTTTATTTGAAGGAGAAAAAAATAAAGGATATTCCATATAGATTCGATATAATATCTATATTAGGAGATGAAATAGAGCATATTGAGAATGCGATTTGGGGTGATTGTTTATGA
- a CDS encoding ribonuclease HII, whose product MKENKSIMLEFDKEYGNNIIGIDEAGRGPLAGPVVASAVKIINYVEEFDMINDSKKLTEKKREFLFDIILANCEVGVGIANEKEIDDINILNATFLAMRRAVEDLKAGGTEFELALIDGNHKIREYDEPQEFVIKGDGKSLAIAAASIIAKVTRDRIMVKYDELYPEYGFAKHKGYGTKQHREALLSHGKVDCHRNSFLTKILAPTLF is encoded by the coding sequence ATGAAAGAAAATAAAAGTATCATGTTGGAATTTGATAAAGAATACGGGAATAATATAATTGGGATAGATGAGGCTGGACGTGGACCTCTTGCAGGGCCTGTAGTAGCATCTGCCGTAAAGATAATAAACTATGTAGAAGAGTTTGATATGATAAATGATTCAAAAAAATTGACTGAGAAAAAAAGAGAGTTTTTATTTGATATAATCTTAGCCAACTGTGAAGTAGGGGTAGGGATAGCTAATGAAAAGGAGATAGATGATATAAATATTTTAAATGCTACATTTCTTGCTATGAGAAGAGCAGTGGAAGATCTAAAGGCCGGGGGAACAGAATTTGAACTTGCTTTAATTGATGGAAATCATAAGATCCGTGAATATGATGAGCCTCAGGAGTTTGTAATAAAAGGAGACGGAAAGAGTCTGGCAATTGCAGCTGCAAGTATCATAGCCAAGGTAACTAGAGACAGGATTATGGTAAAATATGATGAACTTTATCCTGAATACGGATTTGCAAAACATAAGGGATATGGGACAAAACAGCACCGTGAAGCACTTTTGAGCCATGGGAAAGTAGATTGCCACAGAAATAGTTTTTTAACTAAGATCTTAGCTCCTACACTATTTTAA
- a CDS encoding RluA family pseudouridine synthase: MREIKEVLNLKAEIEDKGTRLDAFLSEKIEGYTKSYTQKLVEDGLVEIVGKKKTRPGNKLKGNEEINVTVLEDEVLDVVAEDIPLDIVYEDEHIVIINKKPDMVIHPAAGHHSGTLVNAIMHHIKDLSTISGVIRPGIVHRLDKNTSGLIIVAKTNEAHLKLTEMFKDKTIKKTYLAICKGNLKNKEGRIENQIGRDSKDRKKMTVVRDNGRTAITNYKVINEVEYFSLVEVDLETGRTHQIRVHMKYLNHSILGDDVYGKASKKADRQMLHAYKLEFNHPVTGEKMEIIGDLPEDFKKVMKKLGLEFNG, encoded by the coding sequence ATGAGAGAAATAAAAGAGGTATTAAATTTAAAAGCTGAGATAGAGGATAAAGGTACAAGATTGGATGCTTTTTTAAGTGAAAAAATAGAGGGGTATACAAAATCGTATACGCAAAAACTTGTAGAAGACGGGTTAGTAGAGATCGTAGGTAAGAAAAAAACTCGTCCTGGAAACAAATTAAAGGGAAATGAAGAGATAAATGTAACTGTATTAGAAGATGAAGTTTTAGATGTTGTTGCTGAAGATATTCCACTGGATATAGTGTATGAAGATGAACATATTGTAATAATAAACAAAAAACCGGATATGGTAATCCATCCTGCAGCAGGGCACCATAGTGGGACATTAGTAAATGCTATAATGCATCATATAAAAGATCTGTCTACTATAAGCGGGGTAATCAGACCAGGTATAGTTCACAGACTGGACAAAAATACCAGCGGACTTATTATTGTAGCAAAAACCAATGAAGCACATCTTAAATTAACAGAGATGTTTAAAGATAAAACTATAAAGAAAACATATCTTGCCATATGTAAGGGAAACCTTAAAAATAAAGAAGGTAGGATAGAAAACCAAATAGGTAGAGACAGTAAAGACAGAAAGAAGATGACTGTTGTCAGAGATAATGGTAGAACTGCTATAACTAATTATAAGGTAATAAATGAGGTTGAATATTTTAGTTTGGTAGAGGTAGATTTAGAAACTGGAAGAACTCACCAAATAAGAGTTCATATGAAATATTTAAATCACTCGATTTTGGGAGATGACGTATACGGAAAGGCTTCTAAAAAAGCAGACAGACAGATGCTACATGCATACAAATTAGAGTTTAATCATCCTGTTACAGGAGAAAAAATGGAAATTATAGGAGATCTACCGGAAGATTTTAAGAAAGTAATGAAAAAACTAGGATTAGAATTTAACGGGTAG
- a CDS encoding putative sulfate exporter family transporter: MVKKNGLGLGLTAILLVVTIWISKKFGWNEINTALMLGIIVGNLFLGPKAYKFYPGFNFANKKILPVAITCLGVKINYIILLDLGVKIIGFVFLMVVMLLFTAKYVAKFMGEKEEFGLMLGSGGVASIAGSSEVLGEPEEEFALAIIAMNILGLTAMIIMPGISRFLGFDPTQSALYIGGTLSSFIHIIPAAYSIGADSLGLALLIKTGKLLFFPLVLIYIAGIKKKKTIGEKKIESKKIKLPFFVKGFMAVGAFFTLLEYGLVKIDLQWYIEGVKYLKLIFSYTFKYLLMFALIGIGGKINIKTLLMNGKRLIIYSLVLMVVQLALGAGLVKMFY, translated from the coding sequence ATGGTAAAAAAGAATGGGCTGGGTCTTGGTTTAACTGCAATTTTACTCGTAGTAACCATATGGATATCTAAAAAGTTTGGATGGAATGAGATAAATACGGCACTGATGTTAGGTATAATTGTAGGGAATTTATTCTTAGGACCGAAAGCATATAAATTTTATCCCGGATTTAACTTTGCCAATAAAAAAATCTTACCTGTAGCAATTACATGTCTGGGTGTAAAGATAAACTATATAATTCTGCTGGATTTAGGGGTTAAAATTATAGGGTTTGTATTTTTAATGGTTGTGATGTTATTGTTTACAGCCAAGTATGTGGCTAAATTTATGGGTGAAAAAGAAGAGTTTGGTCTGATGTTAGGGTCTGGAGGAGTAGCAAGTATAGCCGGATCTTCAGAAGTACTGGGGGAGCCAGAGGAAGAGTTTGCCCTAGCTATCATTGCCATGAATATTTTGGGATTGACAGCTATGATCATCATGCCTGGGATATCGAGATTCTTAGGATTTGATCCTACCCAATCGGCTCTCTATATAGGAGGGACTCTGAGTTCATTTATTCATATAATACCTGCTGCTTATAGTATCGGGGCAGATTCTTTGGGACTGGCACTCCTGATAAAAACAGGAAAATTATTATTCTTTCCCCTGGTTTTAATCTATATAGCCGGAATAAAAAAGAAAAAAACTATAGGTGAAAAAAAAATAGAATCCAAAAAAATAAAACTTCCATTTTTTGTCAAAGGATTTATGGCTGTGGGAGCTTTCTTTACCCTTTTAGAATATGGGCTTGTAAAAATAGATCTGCAGTGGTATATAGAGGGGGTTAAATATTTAAAACTTATATTCAGCTATACCTTTAAATATCTGCTGATGTTTGCACTTATTGGAATAGGGGGAAAGATAAATATAAAAACTTTGTTGATGAACGGTAAGAGGCTGATCATATATTCATTGGTACTTATGGTGGTGCAGTTGGCTCTAGGAGCAGGGCTGGTAAAAATGTTTTATTAA
- a CDS encoding HD-GYP domain-containing protein has translation MKYESKSLLKIVISYMLFGFFWIFSSAEILHSITRDMSTYIILERYKSYFYVILTSFLLFKMIRSSYFKMEETNRKLQQDIVQSFITALEFHDKYTKGHSEAVASYSTEIGEALGLKGHELDDLYWAATMHDIGKIIVPIEILNKEEKLNDREYKIIKDHSKIGYEIVSKNDSLKKVSKYILYHHERWDGMGYPEGLKGDEIPLLSQIISVADSWHAMTSKRSYKNQLTCEEAIDELINNKGTQFAPKIINVFMDLYNSNEDAFMFEKSH, from the coding sequence ATGAAGTATGAGTCTAAAAGTTTACTAAAAATTGTAATATCGTATATGCTCTTTGGATTTTTTTGGATATTTTCATCTGCTGAGATCCTCCATTCAATAACTAGAGATATGTCGACCTATATTATTCTAGAAAGATATAAAAGTTATTTCTATGTTATTTTAACATCATTTTTATTATTTAAGATGATTAGAAGTAGTTATTTTAAGATGGAAGAAACAAATAGAAAACTTCAACAGGATATTGTCCAGTCGTTTATAACTGCTTTGGAATTTCACGATAAATATACAAAGGGGCATTCTGAAGCTGTGGCTTCCTATAGTACCGAAATAGGGGAAGCTTTGGGATTAAAAGGTCATGAATTGGACGACTTGTATTGGGCTGCAACGATGCATGATATAGGAAAAATTATTGTCCCCATTGAAATATTAAATAAGGAAGAAAAACTAAATGATAGAGAATACAAAATTATTAAAGATCATTCTAAAATAGGATATGAGATAGTCTCTAAAAATGATAGTTTAAAAAAAGTTTCTAAATATATCCTATATCATCATGAACGCTGGGATGGAATGGGTTATCCAGAGGGATTGAAGGGAGATGAAATTCCTTTGTTATCCCAGATTATATCTGTAGCTGATTCCTGGCATGCTATGACATCCAAAAGGTCCTATAAAAATCAATTGACCTGTGAGGAAGCCATTGACGAACTAATAAACAATAAAGGTACACAGTTTGCTCCTAAAATTATAAATGTATTTATGGATCTATATAATTCAAATGAAGATGCATTTATGTTTGAAAAATCGCATTAA
- a CDS encoding helical backbone metal receptor, protein MSKIIIYFLLFISSYSMNLNISKLDTQNRKGTVFLSINSFHKIGIDLTRSENTFILNTNIGKYHLKDNQIITPHKRYTYLSEPFIFQGKYYLPLELILELNGFHLEGNNIVRSAKPKNPDTLPERVISLSPGITEKIFALGGEDLLVGRTSFASYPKEVESIDIVGTMFEPNLEIILDKNPDMIIAETHFREKLMATLNSLNIGVTKYNTPTNIPEIHKSITDLGALLGRSLEGRGLNASLKDKISYTRYILRDQKVPKVYYVLGSGKTDITPGGDTFINALMELAGGENTAKEKSGWRYSLEELILNNPDIIFGSQRSIDNMLMEENYHFLTAIKDKNYYIIKDDSIFNLPGPRALTEGIYEMAKIFHPESAEKLKCIY, encoded by the coding sequence ATGTCGAAAATAATCATCTATTTCCTCCTATTTATAAGTTCCTATTCTATGAACTTAAATATCAGTAAATTGGATACTCAGAATAGAAAGGGTACTGTATTCCTGAGTATAAATTCATTTCATAAAATAGGAATAGATTTAACCCGTTCAGAAAATACATTTATTTTAAATACCAATATTGGAAAATATCATCTCAAAGACAACCAAATCATCACTCCCCATAAAAGGTATACATACCTCTCTGAACCATTTATATTTCAGGGAAAATATTACCTCCCGTTAGAACTTATTCTAGAATTAAATGGGTTTCATTTAGAGGGAAATAATATCGTCAGATCTGCTAAACCTAAAAACCCTGATACTCTTCCTGAAAGGGTCATCTCCCTCTCTCCCGGTATCACAGAAAAAATATTTGCTCTGGGAGGGGAAGATCTCTTAGTCGGAAGAACTTCATTTGCTTCATATCCAAAGGAAGTTGAAAGTATCGATATTGTAGGAACTATGTTTGAGCCGAACTTAGAGATAATCCTGGATAAAAACCCAGATATGATTATTGCAGAGACCCATTTCAGAGAAAAATTAATGGCTACTCTAAATTCTTTAAATATCGGAGTAACTAAATACAATACTCCTACAAATATTCCAGAGATTCATAAGAGTATCACAGATTTAGGAGCTCTGTTGGGCAGATCTTTAGAGGGTCGCGGCTTAAATGCATCTTTAAAAGATAAGATCAGCTACACACGATATATATTGAGAGATCAAAAAGTCCCAAAGGTTTACTATGTATTGGGCAGCGGCAAAACCGATATCACCCCGGGGGGAGATACTTTTATCAACGCTCTTATGGAATTAGCCGGAGGAGAAAATACAGCCAAAGAAAAAAGCGGGTGGCGGTATTCCTTGGAGGAACTGATCCTGAATAACCCGGATATTATTTTTGGGAGTCAGAGAAGTATAGACAACATGCTCATGGAGGAAAACTACCATTTTTTAACTGCTATTAAAGATAAAAATTATTATATTATAAAAGATGATAGTATCTTCAACCTCCCTGGTCCTCGGGCTCTTACAGAGGGAATCTATGAGATGGCTAAGATATTTCACCCTGAATCAGCTGAAAAATTAAAATGTATATACTAA
- a CDS encoding cobyric acid synthase has translation MRHKKIMVQGTGSSTGKSVIVAGLARIFYKDGNKVSPYKSQNMALNSYIDGDGLEMGRAQVVQAEACNTPPRAYMNPILMKPNSDNDSQIIIEGIPHKNMDAKEYFKNTDFFKSIALKNYKIIEDNYDIGVLEGGGSPAEMNLRDVDLVNMGMAELIDSPVILVGDIERGGVFASLYGTILMLDEKDRKRIKGIIINKFRGDIDLLMPGIEDLTDRLTKAGIDIPVLGVIPWVPLNIEEEDILTHKFGKTQEKNDLNIAVIRLDKMSNYTDFDALSYYKDLSLNFTLSKSEICEADIIIIPGSKNTIQDLIKLKELGIDKTIIEQSQKGKVIVGICGGYQILGQEILDPHMIESKDKVIKGLGLLDITTTMEKEKQTFQTTEKITHNTGLLKGCMDCSVSGYEIHQGVTLSKESSIFENKPNLGVLKDNVFATYIHGVFDNSIFTRTFINNIRGSKGLEPIDDYFDFEKFKTDEYDRWEKTLRNSLDIDKIYEILGESSNEI, from the coding sequence ATGAGACATAAAAAAATTATGGTTCAAGGAACCGGATCTTCTACAGGAAAAAGTGTTATCGTAGCTGGTTTAGCTAGAATTTTTTATAAAGATGGAAATAAAGTATCACCCTATAAATCCCAGAATATGGCACTTAACTCATATATCGATGGTGATGGATTGGAGATGGGCCGGGCTCAGGTTGTACAGGCAGAAGCCTGCAATACTCCTCCCCGGGCATATATGAATCCTATTTTAATGAAACCCAATTCCGATAACGATTCACAGATCATCATCGAGGGAATACCCCATAAAAATATGGATGCTAAGGAATATTTTAAAAATACAGATTTTTTTAAATCCATTGCCCTGAAGAACTATAAGATCATCGAAGATAATTACGATATAGGTGTTTTAGAGGGGGGAGGGTCCCCTGCAGAGATGAACCTTAGAGATGTAGACCTTGTCAATATGGGGATGGCAGAGTTAATTGACTCTCCCGTTATCCTTGTGGGAGATATTGAAAGAGGGGGAGTTTTCGCTTCCCTCTATGGAACTATTCTGATGTTAGATGAAAAAGACAGGAAGAGGATAAAAGGAATTATCATCAATAAATTCAGAGGTGATATAGATCTTCTCATGCCCGGGATAGAAGATCTGACAGATCGTCTCACGAAAGCAGGAATAGATATACCTGTTTTAGGTGTTATCCCATGGGTACCTCTAAACATTGAGGAAGAGGATATCCTTACACATAAATTCGGTAAAACCCAGGAGAAAAACGACTTAAATATTGCAGTGATCAGGCTGGATAAGATGTCAAACTATACAGATTTTGATGCTCTCTCATACTACAAGGATCTGAGCCTTAATTTTACCCTCTCAAAATCTGAAATTTGTGAGGCTGATATTATTATTATCCCTGGAAGTAAAAATACTATCCAGGATCTTATTAAATTAAAAGAATTAGGAATAGATAAAACTATCATTGAACAGAGTCAAAAAGGAAAGGTCATCGTGGGAATCTGCGGTGGCTACCAGATCTTAGGTCAGGAAATTTTGGACCCCCACATGATTGAATCCAAAGATAAAGTAATAAAGGGATTAGGACTTTTAGACATCACGACTACCATGGAAAAAGAAAAACAGACATTCCAAACTACTGAAAAAATAACCCATAATACAGGCCTTTTAAAGGGTTGTATGGATTGCAGTGTTTCCGGATATGAGATCCACCAGGGAGTTACCCTGTCAAAGGAGAGTTCTATTTTTGAAAATAAACCAAATTTAGGAGTCTTAAAAGATAACGTCTTTGCTACCTATATCCACGGAGTTTTTGATAATTCAATCTTTACCCGGACTTTTATAAATAACATCAGGGGATCTAAGGGATTAGAACCTATAGATGATTATTTTGATTTTGAAAAATTCAAGACAGATGAATATGACAGATGGGAAAAGACTTTGCGTAACTCACTGGATATAGATAAAATATATGAAATTTTAGGAGAAAGTTCCAATGAAATCTAA
- a CDS encoding TonB family protein, whose protein sequence is MKSKFFLLSIVLHMTVFLVFSKFSDKNLKKGESSPNINVNLTMSAPGNANKTLAKMTTKKEKSPEKKIKPKKKKIKPKKQVVQKKKEIIKTEPKIVQSKKTKPEKIIKPIKQNQTEENKNIEKNNSEVEVVQNTPANDAVLGDQENDKNLIKIQNGQYALKNQKVSGIHIVIQKEISPAYPDLALKMGYKKETLVKVKFLVDKKGRIKDIKFYTSSKYGFESEVEKALKKWVFEPILYHDKPMPIYFYKVFHFVSKS, encoded by the coding sequence ATGAAATCTAAATTTTTTCTCCTCTCAATTGTACTTCATATGACAGTTTTTCTTGTCTTTTCAAAATTTTCTGATAAGAATTTGAAAAAAGGGGAAAGTTCTCCTAATATCAATGTTAATTTAACCATGTCTGCCCCGGGAAATGCCAATAAAACCTTAGCCAAAATGACTACAAAAAAAGAAAAGAGTCCCGAAAAAAAAATTAAACCTAAAAAAAAGAAAATCAAACCTAAAAAACAAGTGGTTCAAAAAAAGAAAGAAATTATAAAGACAGAACCAAAAATAGTTCAATCTAAAAAAACTAAACCTGAAAAAATAATAAAACCAATAAAACAAAATCAAACTGAAGAAAATAAGAATATAGAAAAAAATAACAGTGAAGTAGAGGTAGTTCAAAATACTCCTGCAAATGATGCTGTTTTAGGAGATCAGGAAAACGATAAAAATTTAATAAAGATTCAAAATGGCCAATATGCTCTCAAAAATCAAAAAGTTTCCGGGATCCATATTGTTATTCAAAAAGAAATTTCACCTGCATATCCGGATCTTGCTCTCAAGATGGGATACAAAAAAGAAACTTTAGTTAAAGTTAAATTTTTAGTGGATAAAAAAGGCAGAATTAAAGATATTAAATTTTATACAAGTTCTAAATATGGCTTTGAATCTGAAGTTGAAAAAGCCTTAAAAAAATGGGTTTTTGAACCTATTCTTTACCATGATAAACCTATGCCGATATATTTTTATAAGGTATTTCATTTTGTTTCTAAGAGTTAA